DNA from Thunnus thynnus chromosome 2, fThuThy2.1, whole genome shotgun sequence:
agaattgATATTTGACGCATATTGGATTGTTGAACTGCTTGCAACTTTGGTTTGTGGTTCTGTTCTTTTTCGAAGGGTAATATACCGCTGCTAACAGGGACGCTCTCTCTTCTACTTCCTCCTCCGGGGGGAAGCGGACAAGGTTATAAAAAGGACATATCCATACAAAGAGGTGTTGCGATAAAATgtgtgctgtacatttacttGATATTTATTACAATTATTTATGGTTGCATTAACTTAACTTTTACTGTCTTACCTCTGCACATCAGAAACTTAACATATCTAAAATGGATTATACAGATGTAAAGAATCAGATGGCATTTGAGATTTCTGTGTCACAATAAAGAAATGTCTTCATGTACAAATACTGTTTGAATATCCTGCTTTGTGTCCTTTACACATGTTGACCTGGACACTACACTGCTGATACCGTTCAGATAAACATCCAGTGTGCTCAGGAAAACAGATTTTATAAAAGGATGTTCTCTATTGCAAAATGGGTCATTTGCATACTTGACTGAACATTGCTGCCACGGCATAGCGGACACGCCTGTTACATGTCTGTATAGACAATGAGTGTAGATAATGATGAATGATTCCTGTGGagcatgtttttgtctccttgGGGACATGCTTTTTACGCAAGCCCCCAGCAACCGACTCTGGTTACGTCATTACTGCCTGTAAATCAGACACCTCAAAGCAGCAAGTGCAGGGTCAGGCCAGTTCTAGCTGGATCCCAGTCATACTTCTCATGGACTCAGTCTGTCCAGTAAGTCTTACTCATTGTACAAGATTGTACAATGAAAGTGTGGCCACTATATGAACAATAGTAGTGAtgtaacaacaataaaaacaagtcaaattaGTAGTAGTCTATTTTTTAGCTAAGACAGGGTTAGCCTGAAGGAATTCAAGGAATGCCTCCAACATGTTGACTGCTTGGTTTCAAAGGAACTGTTGCTGGCATACAGCTGTCTCCCCTCTTTCTGACATAAGGGCCCTCCGCCCCTGTTTTAACGACCACCCCCGACCAATAAACAGTCAGGAAAAGAGCCACATCCCCAACAAGTCAGCCTATCGAACTCTAGGAAGTCTCAGTGGTTTCAAAAGGCGTGGACACTTCTGCTGTGTTCATGCGACATGTGACTGACCCACAGACAGCTTCTTTAGCCACCAAAAGATTATTTTATGACGGACAGGCCATTTGACCTGTCTGAAATATACTGCCATGTAATAAAAATCCGAAATCTAAGAAGAGTGGAAGACGAGACATGGAAACATGCTCTCTGCGTTGACTGATTTCACTTACTGCATTCTTAAAAGTTAGGtcatatttaaaaacttttatgtATGATTAACTATTAACTGATTCAGTTATGAAGAAGTATGGCTCATGGATGCAACGCTTAATAAAGTACTCCTTGAGGAGAGCGGGACTTGAAGAGGAGCACAATCACATTTGTATGACGAATTATTAAATTGGATGAGAGAGACTGCAATTTAGCTGTAGCCTAAATAATTATCACTTCCCATGTGCAAATACATTGTAGTATGTCTCAACTGCCTTTAAATACCATGACAAGTACCATACATACCATGTACAGAACATGTGCTTTATATAGTTCATGTAcacatcatatacagtatacctTACAACTTCTACTGTTCTTCTCGTGTGTATTTTGGGGAGTGCAATTTATGAAGATATATAAAATCCAAGGGGAGGAATAAGATGCTTTGCTTATAAAAGACttagatgtacagtatgaacTTGGTGCTTATGGAAATCTCTTTGTAATCTTGTGATCTTAGGAAATATCTTTTATATCTGAGGTGTAACTAACCAATATTATCAAGAGAGGGAAATGATTCTTTACGCACAATATTCAGAAatataatttattcatatttaaatacatttttaagtaCAAAAATAGGAGAACAACATAAAACCACTTTTACAAAGAAAGCAAGCTAAATACAcatgaataaaatctaaatgtgtctgtatactttttttttttggaaagacaACTACCTCTACCAGagcattaacagatttttacaaGAACAAAACATCCCTTCAGCATGTCACCCTCACATCTGTCGGTCTCTGTGCTCAGAAGAGTTTCACAGTCTGGAATGATTGGGTCTATGGAGCACATGAATCATAGGTTTCGGGATTGAGACCAGCTGATGGAGGAATAGAGGAAAGGTCTGGAAGGCCACGCTAGATAATACCAAGCTGTTTTTTCAGCCTCCTTAGCTGCTCCATGCTGATGTTGTTGCCTCCGCACACCACAATGACCACAGGGCCCAGGCTCCGCGCCAGCTTGTCCTCATCCTGCAGCCTTTTGATGATGCCactgtaaacagctgccagagcTGCACCGCAGGCGGGCTCCACCAGGACCTTCTCATCATCTGCACATAGAGGAGACACCAGGGGAAGATCAGTCTCATGGCTACTTCTTGTCATTTTAGAGTGTGCGTCTGTTAAGGCTCAGATCGTACTCACCTACAAAGCTTTCCACAGCTTTCACAGCCTCCTGGTCTGTGACTACTTCTGAGAAAACTGTGTGCTCCCCCACCAGCTTCAGAGTCTGTGCAGAGACCCTTGTCAGGCCCAGTGTGGTTGCAACACTAGAGAGCAAAAAGAAAGGTCAGTCTTAGCCACAGGAAGAGGAACTGTGTGAGCAGAATGCAGGATGATGGTATTTAGGTGTAATAGCATCTATGACTAAGGTACGTACCTGGTAATTTCAGGTAAAGTGACCAGCTCTCCGGCCTTCATGGCTGCATTGAGGCTATGTGCTCCCAAGGTTTCCATAGCTACAATGGGCACATCAGCCCAGTTGGCGCGGCGCAGGCCCTCCACCACTCCGTTCAGCAGCCCTCCGCCTCCCACCGACAGCACGATGGCTCCCGGCTTCTCTGTCATGTCTTGCTCCAGCTCCTTCACCAGAGATGTGTGGCCCTccctgcaacacacaaacacaaccctGACCTGTCAGTTTActggtaaaaacaaacaaacaaaaaaacaatgaatttaaAGTGTGTTATAAAAGGCTGATCATATAAGTAGCCCACGATGTAAATTATCTACGGTTGTGTCTTTGACTGTGACATTCACCGTGTACATGAATTATCTTGGGACCCCTCAAAGTTAGCACTGTGATAAGATACAGTGTGTCTGACATAACACCTCTGCAACTGTTCTATGAGATAAGACAGGTGTTACTGTCAGACCTTTGCATATTTTAAAGCAATTTCATTCCCCTATGAGTGGGGGAGAATGTGTCTTATCActgctctctccttctctaTCTACTGACAGCAGAAAGATTACTTTTCATAAATTTCTCCACAGAGTACACAGTAAAATGAAGTGCTGTCACAATCCCTGAGGGGAAGACAGGCTGAGGCTGTCTCACCAGATGAGAGGATCATCAAAGGGGGAGATGAATATCCAGCCGGGGTTGTTGGCCACAAGCTGCCGTCCGTATTCAATGCTTTCATTGAGAGCCTGAAAAAGATGAGGTAGAACTTCAGTTAATCTGATAAGTTAGATTAATATCACAAAAGTATTTTTTACtgacaataaattaaaacaaatataatctaaatataaaacatcaggAGTTTCCTTCTCTCCATCCTAACTGGATGTattaaaagcaaagaaatatGAATGGACTGTTGCACAGATAGATTCTCTTTGACACCTTTTCTTAGCTTCATAGATCACCTACATGTTGCTATTCATTTATTCTCCACTTTGgttacatttctgtgtttgagtgttaatctttaaaaacattttaattgttatattcAGCTTCAATTCCTACGTTATCTGCTTGTGTGTTCTTATCATTTTGTATTCTCAGTCTGTCCTAAAAGTCATACTTGAGTGTACAAAATATGTACTGTGCATCTTAAAAGTAAACAACACATGAACTAACCTTGCCATGGATGACCACGGTGGCGCCCTCGTCCTTCAGTCTCTCCACTGTGGGGTTTGGGGTGACACTTGGCACGACGATAGTTGCAGGAACACCGAGCTGACGGGCAGAATAAGCTGCAGCCATCCCAGCATTTCCTCCTGTTgtgaaacagaagaaattaaACACCTAAACAAACAtcaacagaggaaaacaaaactcTCAAATGgattttttctgctttgctgCTCACCTGAACAGCAGACGAAACGCTCACATCCTCTCTCGGCCCACTGGAGAGAACCAAAAAGACACATTACAGTTAAGGATCTTAAAATCACAGGTGGTTAAAACAGGACAAATCACATCAATACGTCACCACGGCACAGAAGAGAGTAACTCACTGTTTTGCAGAGGTGACCGATGCCTCTTATCTTAAAGGATCCTGTGGGCTGTGATGAGTCCAGCTTGAGGTAAACAGAGGTGCCTGCCACTTTAGTCAGGGCAAGACTCTGCCTTACTGGGGTGGCCACATGAAGAGGCTGATGGTTCTTCATTTCACTGTGGAGcaaagaagcagagaaagacaATGAAGACAGTCTGTCAGATGTAAAACATCAATAACTGTCAATAATTATAAGCTATTATAAGAATGCATGCATGACCTCTAATGTTTGCTTCAACTCACCAGAATCAGATAGATGACAGGATATTAAGCTGTGGTGGATATAAATGTTCCTTATTCCTTTGCCTCTTGCAGCTCAAAGTGCATATATACCTACATGTGCCATGGGCTTGTCAAGTAGGCCTACTTGCTGACCAATCAGCGTCAGTCATTCTGCCAGCAGACCCCGCCCACTGACCGCGAgatgaattaaattcctccaAATAAACTTTTTGTTAGACAATAGAGGCTTTTTCAGGATATGTCAGGATCTGGTATAAACTGGAATACACATATTGTCTGCACTGGTGTGACTGGGGGGACATTGCAGCAAataggagcaaaaaaaaaagacgaatTTCCGTTTCTTGCTTTCATAATTAACAAggattatttaaatttaattgtcTATTTGATAGAAAAGGTGTAAAAACTCGTGAACTTTAAGCAACCTTACATAATTTCACCCTCTTCTCGCCTCCCTTGAAACACCCCCATGACATTTTTACACGCTGTCCTCTGCGTGTTCTTCTCCCCTCTAAAGGAAGTCGCAGGCACCGCTGGCATTACCAAAAGAGTC
Protein-coding regions in this window:
- the LOC137172125 gene encoding L-serine dehydratase/L-threonine deaminase-like, translating into MKNHQPLHVATPVRQSLALTKVAGTSVYLKLDSSQPTGSFKIRGIGHLCKTWAERGCERFVCCSGGNAGMAAAYSARQLGVPATIVVPSVTPNPTVERLKDEGATVVIHGKALNESIEYGRQLVANNPGWIFISPFDDPLIWEGHTSLVKELEQDMTEKPGAIVLSVGGGGLLNGVVEGLRRANWADVPIVAMETLGAHSLNAAMKAGELVTLPEITSVATTLGLTRVSAQTLKLVGEHTVFSEVVTDQEAVKAVESFVDDEKVLVEPACGAALAAVYSGIIKRLQDEDKLARSLGPVVIVVCGGNNISMEQLRRLKKQLGII